In Kaistella faecalis, a genomic segment contains:
- a CDS encoding RagB/SusD family nutrient uptake outer membrane protein — translation MKLNKSIYYLFLGTALSIGTVSCADYLNTEPITDRAVDFSETPYTKASEAEDLMKSMYVGPGFGHSNYWQLDYFANGGMQTDEAYVSGDNQDNRQQAEYRILSTNGNVDRNWKAIYELINNCNKVLNYVDGIQDPALTAERKAEMKAEAAIVRALYYFHAVQLWGDVPIVTKAVIGVTSENFEEIYNQVFPARKSKEEVYSFIISDLEGAILAAPGSSVSKYRATRGVAQALLAKVYATKPNPDYAKVVQYVDQLSGSYSLLPDYNHLFDGNHNANAESILEINADASNIWWWGTGMFIGDGWQRFNLPTHDLVNSFDAQGDNIRKANTIKFDVGVSDTYWTDKNHYPFAYKQRIQDGTQHTYIIRYADMLLLKAEAKVNLGAYADAEALINQVRNRVSLPNVATITSKEDGMNKVLKERLLELAFEGHRWFDLKRTGKALEIIKARTNGQGSQLSYVNNLTEQRLLWPIPQSQMDNNPNLTQNAGY, via the coding sequence ATGAAACTAAATAAAAGTATATATTATCTATTTTTGGGTACTGCGCTAAGTATCGGAACCGTTTCCTGTGCAGATTATCTGAATACCGAACCAATTACAGACAGAGCTGTTGATTTCAGCGAAACGCCTTATACTAAAGCTTCCGAGGCTGAAGATCTAATGAAATCAATGTATGTAGGTCCGGGGTTTGGACATTCTAACTACTGGCAGCTGGATTATTTTGCGAACGGCGGAATGCAGACAGATGAAGCTTATGTAAGCGGTGATAACCAGGACAACAGACAGCAGGCAGAATACAGAATTCTATCTACAAACGGTAATGTTGACAGAAACTGGAAAGCAATTTATGAATTGATTAACAACTGTAATAAAGTGCTTAACTATGTTGACGGAATACAGGATCCCGCATTAACCGCGGAACGCAAAGCAGAAATGAAAGCCGAAGCCGCTATTGTAAGAGCGTTGTATTATTTTCATGCGGTACAGCTTTGGGGAGATGTTCCAATTGTAACGAAAGCAGTTATAGGAGTGACTTCTGAAAATTTTGAGGAGATCTATAACCAGGTTTTTCCGGCAAGAAAATCTAAAGAAGAGGTATATTCATTTATTATCTCGGATCTGGAAGGGGCCATACTTGCGGCTCCCGGTTCTTCAGTAAGCAAATACCGCGCAACGAGAGGTGTTGCGCAGGCACTTTTAGCTAAAGTATACGCAACAAAACCTAACCCGGATTATGCTAAAGTTGTTCAGTATGTTGATCAGCTATCAGGATCTTACAGCCTTTTACCGGATTACAATCATCTGTTTGATGGTAATCATAATGCCAATGCAGAATCTATTCTGGAAATTAATGCAGACGCAAGCAATATCTGGTGGTGGGGAACAGGAATGTTTATTGGTGACGGATGGCAGCGTTTCAATTTGCCAACCCACGATTTGGTAAATTCGTTTGATGCTCAGGGTGATAACATCAGAAAAGCAAATACCATTAAGTTTGATGTCGGAGTTAGCGACACCTACTGGACTGATAAAAACCACTATCCGTTTGCCTATAAGCAAAGAATTCAGGACGGAACACAGCATACCTACATCATCAGATACGCAGACATGCTGTTATTAAAAGCTGAAGCTAAGGTGAATCTTGGAGCGTATGCCGATGCAGAAGCTTTAATTAATCAGGTAAGAAACCGTGTTTCCCTACCGAATGTAGCAACTATTACCAGCAAAGAAGACGGTATGAACAAAGTTTTGAAAGAACGTTTGCTGGAGCTTGCTTTTGAAGGCCACCGATGGTTCGATCTTAAGCGTACAGGCAAGGCTTTAGAGATTATCAAAGCAAGAACCAATGGACAGGGAAGTCAATTAAGCTATGTAAACAATCTTACAGAACAAAGATTGTTGTGGCCAATTCCTCAGTCTCAGATGGATAACAACCCGAACCTTACCCAAAACGCTGGATATTAA